One Nostoc punctiforme PCC 73102 DNA window includes the following coding sequences:
- a CDS encoding ester cyclase: MSTDANKAIVRRYFYEVFNEGNITTLEEICGPDFIFTLPTHAEPFRGVEGYKGLVNMLIDSFPGIHFAMEDVLAEGDMVLTRWTARGNHTGKPFPTVIGDIPAQGKSFLLEGMSWHRIVNGKIAEVIANEDSLGLIQQISQGIFPRQTAPTPPEQTSPEVNKETVSRYFDEVMNQGKLEAIDEIMAANFAFRIPTLPDPVRGRNGMKQFVAGLRNAFPDVQFTVERQIVEGQKIGCRYWLTGTHKGEFLGIAPTGKSVKDVGNDLFHLTGGQIEEIWVSEDALGLIQHLGAIAALATA; this comes from the coding sequence ATGTCTACAGATGCAAATAAAGCGATTGTCCGCCGTTATTTCTATGAAGTCTTCAATGAAGGGAACATAACCACCCTAGAGGAGATTTGTGGCCCTGATTTTATTTTTACACTTCCCACTCACGCCGAACCATTTCGTGGTGTTGAAGGATACAAGGGTCTGGTTAATATGCTCATTGACTCTTTCCCTGGTATTCATTTTGCTATGGAAGATGTGTTGGCTGAGGGAGATATGGTCTTGACTCGTTGGACAGCAAGGGGGAATCATACTGGTAAGCCATTTCCTACAGTCATAGGGGACATTCCTGCCCAGGGCAAATCATTCCTACTCGAGGGCATGAGTTGGCATCGCATCGTTAATGGCAAAATTGCCGAAGTCATAGCTAATGAGGACTCTTTGGGGCTGATTCAACAGATCAGTCAAGGTATTTTCCCAAGACAAACAGCCCCAACACCACCGGAACAAACCTCACCAGAAGTCAACAAAGAAACTGTTAGTCGTTACTTTGATGAGGTAATGAATCAAGGAAAACTGGAGGCCATAGATGAAATTATGGCTGCCAACTTCGCTTTTAGAATTCCTACCTTACCAGACCCAGTTCGTGGACGTAACGGGATGAAGCAATTTGTCGCTGGGCTGCGTAACGCTTTCCCTGATGTCCAATTCACAGTTGAGCGTCAGATTGTTGAGGGACAAAAGATAGGATGTCGTTACTGGCTGACCGGCACCCATAAAGGGGAGTTTCTCGGTATTGCCCCGACTGGCAAATCGGTGAAAGATGTAGGGAATGACCTTTTCCATCTTACTGGTGGCCAGATTGAAGAAATATGGGTCAGCGAGGATGCCTTAGGTTTGATACAACATCTTGGTGCAATCGCTGCTTTAGCTACTGCTTAA